The following proteins are encoded in a genomic region of Thermococcus pacificus:
- a CDS encoding hydrogenase large subunit — MIKEFEARFGPILEKKTLGEKKVLYTIMARPEDFPDMVRFLLAGENVRLFTMVGTDERTVEDAFSITYWFADTSKGEILGLRLYVPEDRPVFPSVAQFHKGALWFEREVQDLLGVEAEGLPDRRRLVLPDDWPEGVYPLREDFKYSESPPGEKKYPYVRPPEGSSVHAIGPYHIALDEPAHFRLFVKGEEIVGVDYRGFYSHRGIEKLARGRLNYNQICFIAERICGICGFSHSTVYAQAIEEAAGIEVPERAEYIRTLLLELERLHSHLLWIGVAAHLVGFDTAFMDVWRIRERVMWLAERLTGNRKTYGLVVVGGVRRDLLDYRRELVERELAVLKKEFDNVVEFLLSSRGFIKRCEGVGVLPKEKARAWDVCGPVARASGVDYDVRRDFPYAAYGDLSFEVPLEKEGDVLARAKVRIEEVKQSISLIEQVLDAMPGGSILADFGDIPEGAEGISAVEAPRGENVHYVLTGDRNTLYRWRVKAATYNNLQAVPDMLVGYTIADAPLIIASIDPCYSCTERVQVVDIESGKSRVVRLGVGICL; from the coding sequence ATGATAAAAGAATTTGAGGCTCGGTTTGGCCCAATCCTTGAAAAGAAAACCCTTGGCGAGAAAAAAGTGCTGTACACGATAATGGCAAGGCCAGAAGACTTTCCGGATATGGTCAGGTTCCTTCTCGCTGGGGAGAATGTAAGGCTCTTTACCATGGTTGGGACTGACGAGAGGACGGTCGAAGATGCGTTCAGCATAACGTACTGGTTCGCGGACACATCCAAGGGGGAAATTCTGGGTTTGAGGCTATACGTCCCGGAGGACAGGCCGGTGTTCCCGAGCGTGGCCCAGTTCCACAAGGGTGCACTCTGGTTCGAGAGGGAAGTTCAGGACCTCCTCGGCGTTGAGGCGGAGGGCCTGCCTGACCGGAGAAGGTTAGTACTGCCCGACGACTGGCCGGAGGGGGTCTATCCCCTCAGGGAGGACTTCAAGTACTCGGAAAGTCCGCCGGGCGAGAAGAAGTATCCTTACGTCCGGCCTCCAGAGGGCTCGAGTGTCCACGCTATAGGGCCTTACCACATCGCCCTTGATGAGCCCGCACACTTCAGGCTCTTTGTCAAAGGGGAGGAAATCGTAGGCGTCGATTACAGAGGCTTCTACTCCCACAGGGGGATTGAAAAGCTCGCGAGGGGCAGGCTGAACTACAACCAGATATGTTTCATCGCCGAGAGAATCTGCGGAATATGTGGCTTCTCCCATTCAACGGTCTATGCTCAAGCGATAGAGGAGGCCGCAGGAATAGAAGTCCCTGAGAGGGCGGAGTACATCAGAACGCTGCTTCTCGAACTCGAACGGCTTCACTCCCACCTCCTCTGGATCGGTGTCGCAGCACACCTCGTCGGCTTTGACACGGCCTTCATGGATGTATGGCGTATAAGGGAAAGGGTCATGTGGCTGGCCGAGAGGTTAACCGGGAACAGAAAGACCTACGGGCTCGTTGTCGTTGGAGGCGTAAGGAGAGACCTCCTTGACTACAGGAGAGAGCTCGTAGAGCGGGAACTCGCTGTGCTGAAGAAGGAATTCGACAATGTTGTGGAGTTCCTATTGTCCTCCAGGGGGTTCATCAAAAGATGCGAAGGGGTTGGAGTGCTGCCAAAAGAAAAGGCAAGGGCCTGGGACGTGTGCGGACCGGTTGCAAGGGCTTCCGGCGTGGACTACGACGTCAGGAGGGACTTTCCCTACGCGGCATACGGAGATTTGAGCTTTGAAGTTCCCCTCGAGAAGGAAGGGGACGTTCTGGCGAGGGCCAAGGTTAGGATAGAGGAGGTAAAACAGAGTATTTCACTAATCGAGCAGGTTCTCGACGCGATGCCCGGTGGGAGCATCTTAGCGGACTTCGGAGACATCCCGGAGGGGGCAGAAGGAATCTCCGCCGTGGAGGCCCCCAGAGGTGAGAACGTGCACTACGTCCTGACAGGAGACAGGAACACCCTCTACCGCTGGCGTGTGAAGGCCGCCACATACAACAACCTGCAGGCCGTGCCGGACATGCTCGTCGGGTATACTATAGCGGACGCACCTTTGATTATAGCCAGTATCGACCCGTGCTACTCCTGCACCGAGAGGGTTCAGGTGGTCGATATCGAGAGCGGAAAGTCAAGGGTGGTGAGACTGGGGGTGGGAATTTGCCTGTGA
- a CDS encoding 4Fe-4S dicluster domain-containing protein, which translates to MTKMYPFEPAEAPPEYRGIPRIDPVLCIGCGACANACPPNAILRIDDPESGMRRIVLDVGRCIRCARCEEVCPTGAARLTAEFEAATDDRRDHVEVVELKLARCRNCGRYTHYTERQVAKVLSLIPRGILDFDRVREKLPLCSECKLKLTVLNATKFGEGE; encoded by the coding sequence GTGACCAAGATGTACCCATTCGAGCCTGCCGAGGCTCCCCCAGAGTACAGGGGTATTCCCCGCATTGACCCAGTGCTCTGCATAGGCTGCGGCGCCTGCGCCAACGCCTGCCCGCCGAACGCGATACTGAGGATAGACGACCCGGAAAGCGGGATGAGGAGGATAGTTCTCGACGTGGGCAGGTGCATAAGGTGCGCCCGCTGCGAGGAAGTCTGCCCGACGGGTGCGGCCAGACTAACCGCGGAGTTTGAGGCCGCCACAGATGACAGGCGTGATCACGTGGAGGTCGTTGAGCTGAAGCTCGCCAGGTGCAGGAACTGCGGGAGGTATACCCACTACACTGAAAGACAGGTGGCGAAGGTTCTGTCTCTGATTCCCAGGGGAATCCTCGACTTTGACAGGGTGAGGGAAAAACTCCCCCTCTGTTCAGAGTGCAAGCTGAAACTAACGGTACTCAACGCCACCAAGTTCGGGGAGGGTGAGTAG
- a CDS encoding NADH-quinone oxidoreductase subunit B family protein, which yields MKSLWVFHVNTGACNGCDIEILDVLTPYYDVERLGVKLVPTPRHAHALLVTGPLTRQAYHAARMAYEAMPPKPRLVIAVGTCACSGGIFHDSYALRREHRESFEYPLRGGASEFLPVHLYIPGCPPRPEEILYGIALLKNIVEKKVRGSWFSESAFVLPRESFNAWVEVLLRARIRKELGYFDGYPLLRRFMELVESSESKEELEKLVQKAISEESDSRLRYGLEKLYSYYLEVVRTYESILAAKRALVRLPK from the coding sequence ATGAAATCCCTCTGGGTCTTTCACGTGAATACCGGGGCCTGCAACGGCTGCGATATAGAGATACTGGACGTTCTCACTCCCTACTATGATGTGGAAAGACTTGGGGTAAAGCTCGTCCCAACGCCGAGGCATGCTCACGCTCTCCTCGTCACAGGGCCCTTAACGAGGCAGGCGTACCACGCGGCCAGGATGGCCTATGAAGCCATGCCGCCAAAGCCGAGGCTCGTCATAGCCGTGGGAACCTGTGCCTGTTCCGGCGGAATATTCCACGACAGCTACGCCCTGAGGCGCGAGCACAGAGAGTCCTTTGAGTACCCTCTGAGGGGTGGAGCCTCGGAGTTCCTGCCGGTGCACCTTTACATCCCCGGATGCCCCCCGAGGCCGGAAGAAATCCTCTACGGCATTGCACTCCTCAAAAACATCGTGGAGAAAAAAGTTCGGGGAAGCTGGTTTAGTGAGAGTGCCTTCGTTCTTCCGAGGGAGAGCTTCAACGCGTGGGTGGAGGTTCTTCTCCGGGCCAGGATAAGGAAGGAGCTGGGCTATTTTGACGGTTACCCGCTGCTCAGACGCTTTATGGAACTCGTTGAAAGCTCAGAGAGCAAAGAAGAGCTGGAAAAGCTTGTTCAGAAGGCCATAAGTGAAGAGAGTGATTCCAGACTTAGATACGGCCTTGAGAAGCTTTATTCCTACTACCTTGAGGTGGTGAGAACCTATGAGAGCATACTTGCTGCGAAGAGGGCGCTCGTTAGGCTTCCAAAATGA
- a CDS encoding monovalent cation/H+ antiporter complex subunit F, which produces MFENTILLLMVLYGVAGVIYFIRVLLGPTVLDSILAGDCVSLDVALIALLIAVYYENNLLAGGAFFLVLWAFVLDIFASKYLVKGEVGV; this is translated from the coding sequence ATGTTTGAGAATACAATCCTCCTCCTGATGGTGCTCTACGGGGTCGCTGGGGTAATCTATTTCATAAGGGTGCTACTGGGCCCCACGGTTCTCGATTCAATACTCGCAGGGGACTGTGTAAGCCTTGACGTCGCACTGATTGCACTCCTCATAGCGGTGTACTACGAAAACAACCTGCTCGCGGGGGGAGCCTTCTTCCTCGTTCTCTGGGCGTTCGTGCTTGACATCTTCGCGTCGAAGTACCTCGTTAAAGGGGAGGTGGGGGTATGA
- the mnhG gene encoding monovalent cation/H(+) antiporter subunit G: protein MILSLIGTLLLIVGAVCDIFGAIGMHRFGNFYLRLHAATVGTVGGKFYPLIGVGLIALDRGLLPIAGVAFLSAFTLLITTSVGSHALAYAAERAGVVKIEHDELGGDEDD from the coding sequence ATGATACTCTCACTCATCGGGACTCTACTGCTCATCGTGGGGGCGGTCTGCGACATATTCGGGGCCATCGGGATGCATCGCTTTGGAAACTTCTACCTGAGGCTCCACGCCGCAACCGTTGGCACGGTAGGGGGGAAGTTCTACCCCCTCATAGGGGTGGGTCTGATAGCTCTCGACAGAGGACTGCTCCCCATAGCAGGGGTGGCTTTCCTGAGTGCATTCACCCTGTTGATAACAACATCCGTTGGGAGCCACGCACTTGCATACGCCGCCGAGAGGGCTGGGGTTGTGAAGATTGAGCACGACGAGCTCGGGGGGGATGAGGATGATTGA
- a CDS encoding Na(+)/H(+) antiporter subunit B, whose translation MRMIELTALALLGCLGLAYLVVTERDLLKAVLYTGIFGGLVIIATYTLMAPDIILAYVAVSVALSTGLMVFLVSKTTREEVV comes from the coding sequence ATGAGGATGATTGAGCTAACGGCCCTTGCCCTGCTCGGCTGCCTTGGACTCGCATACCTCGTGGTCACTGAAAGGGATCTGCTGAAAGCAGTCCTGTACACGGGGATCTTTGGTGGTCTCGTAATCATCGCAACGTACACCCTCATGGCACCCGACATAATACTCGCCTACGTTGCAGTTTCCGTCGCTCTATCCACAGGCCTAATGGTGTTCCTAGTCAGTAAAACAACCCGGGAAGAGGTGGTGTGA
- a CDS encoding Na(+)/H(+) antiporter subunit B → MRIAGILVIMLITLSAAYLLQSHVEDIVGVGTLGEFYLENSYLGERSAGSPEVVTSILWDYRGIDTYFETAVLFLAIISAVSVFRSFKGREFRGDGFTEIVKMGVKLVAFTTFVASASVAFHGHITPGGGFQGGSMLAVSALLIIAGFSKKALERNGITKTRALGIRTLGLLIIVCVAVYPLLRGFHFMQNLPVYPAKVGELLVSGSLLPYNLAEFLAVGAGFTIIFLLLANPEEGWQ, encoded by the coding sequence TTGAGGATCGCTGGAATTCTTGTGATCATGCTGATTACACTCTCCGCCGCATACCTGCTGCAGTCCCACGTCGAGGACATCGTTGGCGTCGGAACACTCGGTGAGTTCTACCTTGAGAACAGCTACCTCGGCGAACGTTCTGCTGGCTCACCTGAGGTCGTTACGTCGATCCTCTGGGACTACCGCGGCATTGACACGTACTTCGAGACGGCAGTGCTCTTTCTCGCCATAATAAGTGCGGTCTCCGTGTTCCGGAGCTTTAAAGGGCGGGAATTCCGGGGAGACGGGTTCACAGAGATAGTCAAGATGGGAGTCAAGCTCGTGGCTTTTACCACCTTCGTGGCGTCTGCTTCGGTGGCGTTCCACGGACACATCACTCCCGGCGGCGGCTTCCAGGGGGGCTCCATGCTGGCGGTAAGTGCCCTGCTCATAATAGCCGGCTTCTCCAAGAAGGCCCTTGAGAGGAACGGAATAACAAAGACGCGGGCACTCGGGATAAGAACCTTGGGACTCTTGATCATAGTGTGCGTCGCGGTGTACCCCCTACTTAGGGGATTCCACTTTATGCAGAACCTGCCAGTGTATCCAGCCAAGGTGGGAGAACTCCTCGTTAGCGGGAGCCTGCTTCCCTATAATCTGGCCGAGTTCCTGGCAGTAGGGGCAGGATTTACGATAATCTTTCTCCTCCTTGCAAATCCGGAGGAGGGATGGCAATGA
- a CDS encoding sodium:proton antiporter — MAMSFATSLVITAAVATMLIALYGVAVRPNLVKKVLCLSLFSDMVNVLVIFLGYRDVENPLPPVLTEYSSEGVTKLVERSVDPLPQALTITAIVIGLAVTVLMAYGVIHIQRKYGTVDVRKLAGWDE, encoded by the coding sequence ATGGCAATGAGCTTCGCAACATCTCTTGTGATAACGGCGGCAGTTGCTACCATGCTAATAGCGCTCTACGGAGTGGCAGTTAGGCCGAACCTCGTCAAGAAGGTGCTCTGCCTTTCCCTGTTTTCAGATATGGTGAACGTCCTTGTCATATTCCTTGGCTACAGGGACGTCGAAAACCCCCTTCCTCCGGTTTTAACCGAGTACTCGAGCGAAGGTGTGACAAAGCTCGTGGAGAGAAGCGTTGATCCGCTTCCTCAGGCACTGACGATAACCGCGATAGTCATCGGCCTCGCCGTTACAGTCCTCATGGCCTATGGTGTGATACACATTCAGAGGAAATATGGGACGGTTGATGTCCGGAAGCTTGCGGGGTGGGATGAATGA
- a CDS encoding Na+/H+ antiporter subunit E yields MRSVPVMILAFIIYIIVTGSITAYDVITGAVTALAAGLLFGRHLVSNPRKALNPVRWGRFALYFLKYITVIEAKAHADVIRRIISGDVRPGIVKVPLDLRDEYARFLVAASITNTPGTVTVHMDDRYAYVNWINVSTSDPEKRRKEILEEFEENAKKIFEGGGA; encoded by the coding sequence ATGAGGTCTGTCCCCGTGATGATTTTGGCGTTCATAATTTACATCATCGTAACAGGTTCGATAACAGCTTACGACGTAATCACCGGTGCAGTAACTGCCCTTGCGGCGGGACTGCTCTTCGGAAGGCATCTCGTTAGCAACCCGCGCAAGGCCCTCAACCCAGTTAGATGGGGGCGCTTTGCACTCTACTTTCTCAAGTACATCACGGTAATCGAGGCGAAAGCTCATGCCGACGTAATCAGGAGGATAATTAGCGGGGACGTCAGGCCGGGTATCGTTAAAGTGCCGCTCGACCTGAGGGACGAATACGCCCGTTTCCTTGTTGCCGCTTCAATTACCAACACCCCCGGAACCGTAACGGTTCACATGGATGACCGCTATGCCTACGTGAACTGGATAAACGTCTCCACATCCGATCCCGAAAAACGCAGGAAGGAGATCCTTGAAGAGTTCGAGGAAAACGCGAAGAAAATTTTCGAGGGGGGAGGAGCATGA
- a CDS encoding proton-conducting transporter transmembrane domain-containing protein: MNLLILPVIPMAFAFVLPLLSTVIRNRRFIFGYALFVTGITLLMGGELFRQVYSSELPLTYSFGGWKAPVGIIYEVDRFGAVMVLVTAALMFLTAVYSVRYLEREDGVEWFYTLYLGLEAGLLGIFMTGDAFNLFVMLEVTAISSYGLVMFYTEEGYPAYSGLRYAIISSIGTTLYFLALVLIYRGLGTVNFADISAKLHGIEFPISTPLNSIVPILAISMALITWAFTIKAAIMPNHFWLPGAHSAAPSPVSAVLSGLVVNAGSYGFMRFLSLIYVPEVSRIGDIICTLLLILGAISALLSSIAMTVQDDVKRIVAYSTILNMGYLAMAVGVNSEAGTAGAVFHMVNHAIAKALLFLAVGVFIHAAGSRKLDELKGLGKNMPFTTVSLAIATMSLVGLPPTNVFFSKLLLYRAYIEKSPVLVAVLLLSSLFALVSYMRVLYWLWVKKPDEKREAHEPRSMVAVLVILAIACLVIGVLSPILVDRVVNPAVAQLKDVEGYIRAALTTGVK, encoded by the coding sequence ATGAATCTTCTAATACTGCCCGTCATTCCAATGGCCTTTGCCTTTGTACTCCCGTTGCTCTCCACTGTAATCAGGAACAGGCGCTTTATCTTTGGCTACGCCCTGTTTGTTACCGGAATAACGCTCTTGATGGGGGGTGAGCTCTTCAGGCAGGTCTATTCCTCCGAGCTCCCGCTGACCTATTCCTTCGGGGGCTGGAAGGCACCGGTGGGCATAATCTATGAAGTGGACAGATTTGGAGCCGTTATGGTGCTCGTAACGGCCGCACTTATGTTCCTCACGGCTGTCTACTCGGTCCGCTACCTTGAGCGCGAGGACGGTGTGGAGTGGTTCTACACCCTTTACCTTGGCCTTGAGGCGGGACTCCTAGGCATATTCATGACGGGCGACGCGTTCAATCTGTTCGTGATGCTCGAAGTGACGGCGATATCCTCCTACGGCCTCGTTATGTTCTACACGGAGGAAGGCTATCCTGCCTATTCCGGCCTCAGGTACGCGATAATAAGCTCCATAGGGACGACCCTCTACTTCCTTGCCCTCGTGCTGATCTACCGTGGACTCGGCACGGTGAACTTTGCGGACATCTCTGCGAAGTTGCACGGAATTGAATTCCCGATATCGACACCCTTAAACAGCATTGTGCCCATCCTCGCCATTTCAATGGCGCTGATAACGTGGGCCTTCACGATAAAGGCCGCAATAATGCCGAACCACTTCTGGCTTCCGGGGGCCCATTCCGCGGCCCCAAGTCCCGTCTCAGCGGTGCTGTCGGGTCTGGTTGTCAACGCAGGAAGCTATGGATTTATGAGATTCCTCAGCTTGATTTACGTCCCGGAAGTTTCCCGTATCGGCGATATCATCTGCACACTGCTGCTCATTCTCGGGGCAATCTCCGCCCTCCTATCCTCCATCGCGATGACCGTCCAGGACGATGTCAAGAGAATAGTCGCTTACTCAACAATACTCAACATGGGCTATCTGGCGATGGCAGTAGGAGTGAACAGCGAGGCCGGAACTGCCGGCGCAGTGTTTCACATGGTAAACCACGCGATAGCGAAAGCCCTCCTCTTCCTCGCCGTGGGTGTCTTCATCCACGCCGCAGGAAGCAGAAAACTGGATGAGCTAAAGGGGCTTGGAAAGAACATGCCCTTCACCACGGTGAGCCTGGCGATAGCCACGATGAGCCTTGTAGGGTTGCCCCCTACAAACGTTTTCTTCAGCAAACTTTTGCTTTACAGGGCCTACATAGAGAAAAGCCCAGTCCTCGTTGCAGTACTTCTGTTATCGAGTCTATTTGCTCTGGTAAGCTATATGAGGGTGCTTTACTGGCTATGGGTTAAAAAGCCAGATGAAAAGAGAGAGGCTCACGAACCACGTTCGATGGTGGCAGTGCTTGTGATACTGGCCATTGCGTGTCTGGTCATTGGAGTACTCTCCCCAATTCTGGTAGACCGGGTTGTGAACCCTGCCGTGGCCCAGCTGAAGGACGTGGAGGGCTACATACGGGCTGCACTCACCACGGGGGTGAAGTAG
- a CDS encoding FAD-dependent oxidoreductase, with protein MSGMRFAFLCKSRPEPTGKKVAIVGAGPAGLSAAGYLVCQGHEVHVYDKLPEPGGLMLFGIPEFRIPIYRVREGCGELKDLFEVKFFPRTKVVCGECESEAGDEFVERTVHLAELKENYDAVLIATGAWEPWKPEVEGSELQGVYPALEYLFRIKSAKLGHMKWTDIIHPEGKKILVVGAGHTAVDAALESLLLGADEVYLSYRRSIKEAPAGPYEIHQLIQRGVKWLEKTMPVRIIGDGKVKAVEMVRMELGEPDASGRRRPVPVEGSEFTLEVDYVIFAVGQTPTPPAGDGLEIARDKKGRVVVDERHMTSVEGIFAAGDVVTGPSKVGLAVKDGLYAARSMHMWMMGGE; from the coding sequence ATGAGTGGGATGCGGTTTGCATTTCTGTGTAAGTCCAGGCCAGAGCCCACCGGGAAGAAGGTGGCCATAGTGGGGGCCGGGCCTGCAGGATTGAGTGCCGCTGGCTACCTCGTCTGTCAGGGACACGAGGTGCACGTCTACGACAAGCTCCCCGAGCCGGGAGGGCTGATGCTCTTCGGAATTCCCGAGTTCAGGATTCCGATATACCGCGTTAGAGAGGGCTGTGGTGAGCTCAAGGACCTCTTCGAGGTCAAGTTTTTCCCCAGAACCAAGGTGGTCTGCGGAGAGTGTGAAAGTGAGGCAGGGGACGAATTCGTTGAGAGAACGGTGCACCTGGCGGAGCTTAAGGAGAATTATGACGCGGTGTTGATAGCCACCGGAGCATGGGAACCCTGGAAACCCGAAGTTGAAGGCTCTGAACTTCAGGGTGTGTATCCCGCGCTGGAATACCTGTTCAGGATAAAGAGCGCCAAGCTCGGACACATGAAGTGGACAGACATAATACACCCGGAGGGCAAGAAAATCCTAGTTGTCGGTGCGGGGCACACTGCTGTGGACGCGGCCCTTGAGAGCCTCCTCCTCGGGGCCGATGAGGTATACCTCAGCTACAGGAGAAGCATAAAGGAAGCCCCCGCCGGCCCGTATGAGATACACCAGCTCATCCAGAGGGGAGTCAAGTGGCTCGAAAAAACCATGCCCGTCAGGATCATAGGTGATGGAAAAGTAAAGGCCGTCGAGATGGTCAGGATGGAGCTCGGTGAGCCCGATGCGAGCGGGAGAAGAAGGCCAGTACCCGTCGAAGGCTCGGAGTTCACGCTGGAGGTTGACTACGTTATATTTGCCGTAGGCCAGACTCCCACGCCGCCGGCCGGGGATGGCTTGGAGATAGCCAGGGACAAAAAGGGCAGAGTGGTCGTGGATGAGAGACACATGACGAGCGTTGAGGGCATATTTGCCGCGGGAGACGTCGTCACGGGCCCGTCGAAGGTAGGGCTGGCTGTTAAAGATGGCCTCTACGCCGCGAGAAGCATGCACATGTGGATGATGGGGGGTGAGTGA
- a CDS encoding 4Fe-4S dicluster domain-containing protein — MTKKILHVDYSLCIGCETCQGVCDFIHDGKPNIRIYYTVSGLPVPINCRHCERAPCLEICPVGAIYKDHEGAVIIDPGKCIGCLMCLAVCPFGVPSFDVRIRVVTKCDMCAERRAEGMEPACGEMCPAEAIFFGESEEIEDRIMRRTAEKIARERISSMNLEGVGRML, encoded by the coding sequence TTGACAAAGAAGATACTCCACGTTGATTACAGCCTCTGCATTGGCTGTGAAACCTGCCAGGGGGTTTGTGATTTTATCCACGATGGAAAGCCCAACATAAGGATATACTACACCGTTTCGGGCCTTCCGGTGCCCATAAACTGCCGCCACTGTGAAAGGGCACCCTGCCTTGAGATATGCCCCGTTGGAGCGATATACAAGGATCACGAGGGGGCGGTGATAATAGATCCCGGGAAGTGCATAGGCTGCCTGATGTGCCTTGCCGTCTGCCCGTTTGGAGTTCCGAGCTTCGACGTCAGAATCCGTGTGGTGACAAAGTGCGACATGTGTGCCGAGAGAAGGGCAGAGGGCATGGAGCCAGCGTGCGGGGAAATGTGCCCGGCAGAGGCAATATTCTTCGGTGAATCCGAGGAAATTGAGGACAGGATAATGAGAAGAACTGCGGAGAAGATAGCGAGGGAAAGGATATCCTCCATGAATTTGGAGGGGGTGGGGAGAATGCTTTAA
- a CDS encoding iron-containing alcohol dehydrogenase, giving the protein MSTFGGFIMVWESHVSINRVFELRCRTTDYFGLCAIHKFNDIVRELKEKGVDKVILVTGRSSYKKCGAWDVVRPALEENGVEYVHYDKVGANPTVDMIDEAAEMGREFGAQAVVGIGGGSPIDSAKSVAILLEYPDKTARDLYEFRFTPTKAKPIIAINTTHGTGTEVDRFAVATIPEKEYKPAIAYDCIYPLYAIDDPALTVKLSREQTLYVTIDALNHITEAATTRLANPYSILLAKEAARLIFDYLPEALKHPDNLQARYALLYASAIAGISFDNGLLHFTHALEHPLSAVKPDLPHGLGLAMLLPAVIRHIYPATAKILAEVYRPLVPEAKGVPGEVELVARRVEEWLFSIGITEKLADVGFTETDVDRLTELAMKTPSLDLLLSMAPVEATRERIAAIYRDSLYPISRK; this is encoded by the coding sequence ATGAGCACATTTGGAGGGTTCATTATGGTGTGGGAATCCCACGTTTCGATAAACCGGGTCTTTGAGCTGAGGTGCAGGACAACAGACTACTTCGGCCTATGCGCCATACACAAGTTTAACGATATTGTCCGGGAGCTTAAGGAGAAAGGTGTTGACAAGGTTATCCTCGTTACTGGAAGGAGTTCCTACAAGAAGTGCGGTGCATGGGACGTTGTCAGGCCTGCCCTTGAGGAAAATGGAGTCGAGTATGTCCACTACGACAAGGTGGGGGCCAACCCAACGGTTGATATGATCGATGAGGCCGCCGAGATGGGGAGAGAGTTTGGGGCCCAGGCTGTAGTGGGCATAGGTGGTGGCAGCCCTATCGATAGTGCCAAGAGTGTTGCGATTCTGCTGGAGTACCCGGACAAGACCGCCAGGGACCTCTACGAGTTCAGATTTACCCCCACAAAGGCCAAGCCGATAATAGCGATAAACACAACCCATGGAACCGGAACTGAAGTTGACAGGTTCGCAGTGGCGACGATTCCTGAGAAAGAGTACAAGCCGGCCATAGCTTACGACTGCATCTACCCGCTTTACGCAATTGATGACCCAGCACTGACAGTAAAGCTTTCCAGGGAGCAGACCCTGTACGTGACTATCGATGCACTCAACCACATCACAGAAGCCGCTACAACCAGGCTGGCCAATCCATATTCAATACTCCTCGCTAAAGAGGCCGCGAGGCTGATATTTGACTACCTCCCGGAGGCCCTCAAACACCCCGACAACCTGCAGGCAAGGTATGCCCTGCTCTACGCCTCTGCCATAGCCGGAATAAGCTTTGACAACGGTCTGCTCCACTTTACGCACGCCCTTGAGCACCCACTGAGTGCAGTCAAGCCAGACCTCCCCCACGGCCTTGGCCTCGCAATGCTCCTTCCGGCGGTAATCAGGCACATATACCCAGCCACCGCAAAGATACTCGCCGAGGTGTACCGGCCGCTCGTTCCCGAGGCCAAAGGTGTTCCGGGAGAGGTGGAACTCGTTGCCAGGAGGGTAGAGGAGTGGCTTTTCAGCATCGGTATAACTGAAAAGCTTGCGGATGTCGGATTCACTGAGACGGATGTGGACAGGCTAACTGAACTGGCCATGAAAACACCAAGCCTTGACCTGCTCCTCTCCATGGCTCCAGTGGAGGCTACCCGGGAGAGAATAGCGGCCATATACCGTGATTCGCTTTATCCTATTAGCAGAAAGTGA